CCCTCTCTGAGTGTTCCTCTGGCCGGATCCAGcctcagcagcatctccctgttcATTGGGAAATGTTATGCAGGAGAGGGGATcacttgaaaatgcatttttctctttgcttcagcTGCCCAGCTCCCTTCTGATTCGGAGAGAACTCCAGGagcaaacttgccaacaaagttttcagtTATTAAATGCAAGCCCAGAGGGAGGGAATTAATCCTCTTTAGAGCTCTGCTTTATTCatgttcttttctgctttgtccTTTTTGATAATGaatttgtgtatttatatatatctcCAAAGCAGTTACTGTCTGCTTCACAGTGTTGCCGCGATGCTTTCATTCCCTTGATAGGTTCTGGTGCCACAGGTGTcccctggaaaagagaagcaggttttccctgttgaaacagatttttatgGAGCCACTTTTCCACCCGTTTGGATGCGCTGGCTCCAGGGGCCAGGGCAGCCTCATGATCACAGTGCTGCTCTCACCAGGGCAAGAGCTGCTCTGATCCCTGTGCTCCAGGGCACAGACTGGCCTTCCTGCGAAGCATCTCCCTGGGCTTCCCTGCTCCGCTGGGCTCTGAGCGGGGAGCAGGAGTGGGCAATGCTCCAAGCCTGTGGTCAGGGCTCTTGCAGAGCTGTGGGAAAGCCGCCGCTGTCACGGGCTGGCAGAGGTGACAAACGCTGTGTTCTTACCTTCTGTGACCTGCGTGTATTCCCAGAGTGGGACTTGGTCTCGGGTTATTATGGGGTTAGTGGGTTTGTTAGGCTGGGTTTTCGCCAAAGCTCCCACCTCTCAGAGCCAGGGGAGGGGGCAGAGAACAGACATTTCCCATATTTCATTGTCTGTCCCTCACTTCTGTTAATGCCAACACCTCGAGCTCCACCCTGGCTGAGGACTGAGAGCCCCAGTTTGGCAGAGACCTCCCTCCCGGAGGAGGTGCCTGAAGCTTCatcctggggagcagctcttACTGGAGATGCAGTTGTGCTGGGCAAACTGTAAGAGGCCTGCCTGCTCCAACAGCCCTCACCGTAAAGCTCTGCTTCCAGTTCCATCTGCGGAGCCAACGGATGCTGGTAGATGTGGAGCCCATAACTGGATCTATAGTCCCTGTCTGCTCTGCATGACTCCCAAGGAGGCAGGGATCTCCAGGCTAGCTAGAAGGAGAAGGGGTTCTCTGAGCTGGGTCTCATCATTGAACTACAGCATCTCTTGATTAGGGCATGATCCATCTCCGGTAGTTCCTTACTTCTGGATAGGATCCTGCCACAGGATTGCTCACCCCTGCATCCTCCAGGAGCTTTCCCCACAGCTGTAAATAGGCTCATATAAATAGGAGCTCAATTTGaaagctggaaaacagagaTCATGGGCTGCTTTGTTAGCACAACAAAAGCAGAGCCTGGGGGATGCTCACACCATGCCAGGGCCACGAGCtaaggggaggagagagaaaggaagctAAAGCATGGGAAACACAAGCCAGGTTCATCCTTCTCACTGTGTAAGTGCTGCGGTTCCTGTAGGAAATGGTGTGTGTGGGCAGCAAACCTGCTCGTGATCTGTTTTATGTGTCCATGTGTTGGCAGGAGGAAACTGGATCATTAGGGGTTCCTGTGCTCCCATCCTTCCTCACTGGGTTGGTAGAAACATGGTAAAGAAAGGATGCCTGTTCAAGAAAagaggtggtggggtttttttttttcctccaaattcTGTTATTTCCACTTTGATTTGTGAAATATAGCTTGCTCACTGTGCTGCAGGTCACTGATTAAAGCATATCTTGGGGTTAGGCTTTGTGTTTGCAATATGATAGCATCCAAATAAGAATAGAAGGGaagctgcgtggaaacctctgagcagcttccagtgtctgaagggggctgcaaggatgctggagaggggatcttcatcagggactgcagtgataggacaaggggtgatgggttcagactgaaacaggggaagttcaggttggggataaggaagaagctcttccctgtgagggtgctgaggcgctggcacagggtgcccagaggagctgtggctgccccatccctggcagtgctcaaggccaggttggacacaggggcttggagcaagctgctgcagtggaaggggtccctgcccgtggcaggggttggagctggatgagctttgaggtcccttccaacccaaactgttctatgattctgtgtgtggTGGAAATACCTTGGGAAGGGGTCTGACATTTCTCACAGAGGAGCTGTATGCTTAAGTCTTTCCATTCTCCACTTTGCAGACACTGCAAATTAGCCTATAAATACCTCTCCAGGTCTTATTTCCCCTTTGGCAGGAGTTACACCATCACCTATTCCATCCTGTCCCGAGCTTAATTATCATCATAAGAAACTAATAAAACCTCTCAAAAGCAGAATTACAGCAGCTCTTGGCAACTTTGGGGCTTTCACCGGGGCCAACAGAGCTGAAATTCCAGTCCATGACCAAAAAGCCTTGTCTCGTGCTTGCAGAGTTGTTTCCTCCCTGACTCCTTTCCAGTGGTCTTTGCTGTGAGCAGAAAACGTGGTGCTTAGTGAGAAGGAGCAGGTTTGCTTTGAGCCTCTGTTACAGAGGGGTTTGAAGGCAAAGGGGTTTGCTTGTTTGCCCCAGGGCGAGGAGGGGGCCGGGCAGCTGAGCTGAAGGGAAGGTGTATTTTCCAATGGATTCCCCCCCCGGCATGAGGTTTTCCAAGCGGCTGCAGGCGGGTGAAGCAGCGTTAGGGGCTCTCCCGGGAGATGGTTATTTCCATCCTGTCTTGGGCACGCTCCCCTGGGTGTGCTGTGTCTGCCGAGGCGAGAGACAGGAGGCAGCTGCCCGTCGTGTGCAATGCTGGCCCCAGACATTGATGTGTCCGTGTGGGATGCTGCTCTCTGCCCTTGGAAGTGGGTTGGGACATGCTGGGACTGGGAGGATGGGGAGCTTCAGGGCCAGACACAGCGTGCCCTAGGCTGCtaggtgggtttgggggtggcTGGTGCCTGTGTTTGGGGTGCAGGGACTGCAGTGGGGTGAGCGGTGGGGCTCGGGACAGGTTGTGGGaggagctgcctgctcctgtgaTAGAGCTGCATCCACTGATACCATCCACGGAGGACGGGAGGATCAGGCCATGACGATgaaaggggagaggatgggGAGTGCTGGGAGGCTGGCTTGGTGCTGGGGCTTCTCCCAGCACATGGCCCTTTGAAGGGGAGCGACGACCGAGAGAGGCATCCGGCCCCTGTGCAGGGGGAAGTGTCCATATGCCAAAGCTATGGGGGCCCCAGCGGGGGCTCAGGAGGATGCATTGGAAAAGGGAGTGAACCAGAGGCTGCTTGCTGTGGGAAGTGCCCTCTGTGCACGAAGAGGAGTGAGAGTGTCTGGATAGGGACCAGCTCCCAGAATGAAGCAGCCTGTGTGCAGCCATGCGGTGGATGAATGATGTATCCCCCATGAGCCCCTGATCCTTTTCTGATCATCTGCTGGTCTGCGTCAGTTGCCTACAGCAGCAGCGAGGGCAGGTGAGCGCTTTCCTGCCTGTTCACGGAGCTGAACCTGCTCCCAGGTCAACTTGATGCCAAAACCACAAAGCAGGAATTCCGTTCTCTGGTTCTCACCTGCTCATCCTCGAGCCAGGGCTGAGCCGCTTCAGTGCCAAGTCAAGAAACCACCTCCTGCAGTAAAGTTGCTGCCGTGCTGGTGCCGTGAGGACCTTCTGCTCCTCGGCTCAGCCCTCCCACCTCTGTGGCTCCCGGTGAACCTCAGGGTCctgctgcagtgatggctgGAAGGAGCTTTCCcgctggctggagcagccccttCCCTGTGCAGGCTGTGCATTCCGAAGggacagctctgctgcagtgctctggGTGTGCAGCAGCGGGGCCCGGCTGTACCAGGCAGTCAGCACGGCCTCGGTTcgcagcaggagctgtgggtgTGTTGCCAGCACATGGGACACGTGCAGAGGAGGGTGATGGGATAGGCACAGAAATAACCCGGGCtgtaaatgaaaagcagtttaCTTCTTTTGGAGCGATTGCATTGACTTTGCACGCCTGCAACAGCGCAGGAGCCGGCCCTGGGtcaccagcacagctctgcccgGAGCAAGGCAGCGTGTTGGagaccctgctcctgccctgtggTGGGATGCTCGGGATGCATCATCTGCCTGTTGGAATATCCTGTGCACGTACTCGGCACCGTGCTCCTCGTACTCGCCCTTTGCCGTCCATGCCTGCTGGAAGGATGTGAGCGATGCTGCTATGGAACcccctgcccaggctgctgTGCCCCTCTCCGGGCTGGCCAGCACCCGAATCTGGCAGCCTGTGTCCCGGAGCAGGGTGTTCAGCTCTAAGCACATCCTCTCGGGAAAGCCCGGAAGCATGGAGGAGCCCCCTGACAGCACGATGTTACCCACCACGTCCCCCTTGCTGTGGTCAGGTACCTTCTGGAGGCTCTGCCAGGCCAAGTAGTGGAGCCCCAGGGAGCTTTGGTGGAGCAGCTCCGGTTGGAAGAGCGGCTCCGGGCAGCAGAACTGTTCCTTGCGCAGGGTTATACAGTGCCCGTCCGGAGCCTGAAGTCTGGCTGGGTGATGGAAACCTTGGTTCTGGAGGTCTCCTTCGTAGTCCGTGGAGACGTAGCAGCATGGCTTCTTCATCTGGATCACTGCCTTCCTCTTCACGGCCTTCAGCGCCGAGGGCTCGTTGGCGCTGTCCATCAGCAGGCTGTGCAGGTAGCGGAGAGGAAGCCACCAGCCACCCCGGGGCGGTACGTGGCCTCCCGCTGGGTCTGCCCCAGGCACACGGAGGTGATGTGGGGCACTCCGGCCCCAGCCTCCACAGCCAGGCCCGTGACCCTGCCGTAGGCACAGAGGGAGAGGAACCCGGTGTTGGCCACGTGCAGGGCTGGCACCCCAAAGTGCTCGAAAAGCACCTCTGCCACCTTCTCCCTGTTGGTGGTGGGGCGCGATGGGGAGTCAGCCATGAGCACTGCCTGCTCCTCTGGCGGAGCTCTCAGGCCGCAGAAGAAGAGGTGGCTCCATAGGTTTTCCAAGCTGTCCCAGTCCTCAGTGATGCCCTGCTTGAGTGGGTAAGACCTGGGTGCCATGGTGAAGCCTGCCGTGctttcagcagtgctgtggtgCTGCCGGGCCTCCTGCGTGGTGCCTGCACTGCAGGGGTGTAGGAGCATGGTCCTTAGCACAAACTTGGGCTTCTTCTGGCCTGCAAAGCCCGCCCGGGTGAAGCTGCTGCCGTTGTCGGTGATGACTGCAGGCTTTAGCATGGCAAAGTcctgagggatgctggggcgGGAGGAAGAGCCTCACcctgcagtggggcaggaggggtcCTGTGGGGGCAAACCAGGCACTGGTACCTGCTCTGCAAGGGAGGCCCCAGTGGAGGGCAGCCGCCTGCCCTGGAGCTGTCTCTGGGAACAtgcctcagcctttcctccttGCTCGCTGCCCCACTGAGCATCCCTCCTTGGGTGCCTCATCTCCATTCCCGTGATGACCAGTGGTACAAGGACAAAACGGCAGGTTGTCTTAAGGAAGCCGGTGGAAACTGGCCAGGAAAGAGTgactggagcaggctgcagggaagggtGCAGCACCCGTGCACGTGGAAAGGAGCAGGCCAGGCTCACAGGGGCTCTCAGGCACTCTCAGTGAGTGACACGGGGACAGGCTGTGGGGTGGCCCCGAGCCCAGGCGCACATCACAGGCTCAGCAGGGATCTCGTCCCGCTGGAGCAGAGAGGCTCGGTGCTGCCTTCCCGAGGGAGGAGGGCACGAAGCCCCCCTGCTGCCCTGTCCTGCCAGTGGTGGGTGCTCCCTGCAAGGGGCTGCCTGCGCATGGGCAACCACCGCAGGCTCAGCGCCACCAGCCCTGTCCCAGGAGCCCCAGTGAGGGTGCGGGTGGGGAGCTCTGGGTGCCCCACAGCCCTCCCGTGAGCTGGGGGCTGTTTCGACAAGTGTCCATTACCTTGTGGCTTGGAAGTGTCCATCTGTGGTCCCCCACCTCCTGA
This is a stretch of genomic DNA from Lathamus discolor isolate bLatDis1 chromosome 11, bLatDis1.hap1, whole genome shotgun sequence. It encodes these proteins:
- the ACTL10 gene encoding LOW QUALITY PROTEIN: actin-like protein 10 (The sequence of the model RefSeq protein was modified relative to this genomic sequence to represent the inferred CDS: inserted 1 base in 1 codon), giving the protein MLKPAVITDNGSSFTRAGFAGQKKPKFVLRTMLLHPCSAGTTQEARQHHSTAESTAGFTMAPRSYPLKQGITEDWDSLENLWSHLFFCGLRAPPEEQAVLMADSPSRPTTNREKVAEVLFEHFGVPALHVANTGFLSLCAYGRVTGLAVEAGAGVPHITSVCLGQTQREATYRPGVAGGFLXRYLHSLLMDSANEPSALKAVKRKAVIQMKKPCCYVSTDYEGDLQNQGFHHPARLQAPDGHCITLRKEQFCCPEPLFQPELLHQSSLGLHYLAWQSLQKVPDHSKGDVVGNIVLSGGSSMLPGFPERMCLELNTLLRDTGCQIRVLASPERGTAAWAGGSIAASLTSFQQAWTAKGEYEEHGAEYVHRIFQQADDASRASHHRAGAGSPTRCLAPGRAVLVTQGRLLRCCRRAKSMQSLQKK